The following proteins are co-located in the Macrobrachium rosenbergii isolate ZJJX-2024 chromosome 26, ASM4041242v1, whole genome shotgun sequence genome:
- the LOC136852773 gene encoding uncharacterized protein, with product MHYFEGEEESTQILNFLADPDWEKNLYDLKRDQLWLIAEFLNLKLVSEIRKGQLLWEVVRAVKVYKETLGLVEEEKENVAEEKEGSVVNVKGNTLVNNNDEVDLVGEPEMVKLQILKEQARIKDLELQTIRVQAEERAKEWEHEIKILKLQVELSNNNNNNGNVKNSNNSIKFVVMSALKLVPVFEEDNVSEFFASFERIGKKLGWPSDMWTTLVQCRLKGKAQRVYNTLKDDISSDYDTVKAVILKAYDLVPEAYRQKFRNFRKTQDITFVEFGRKKEQFFDDWLKSKETTDYEKLRELILVEEFKNSVSHELKTHLEEIKIDSLQEVAIASDEYSLTHRQEHQNSFPSKRDSNYDNWKRNGQNQKSKSVKEEDSYSNSFVDNINSSSSRERSFVNSSRISSSMNKDRKPGLKSNITASVVDSLPVRDVDCVYANDLAVSYEVCPYPILSVVKLENVGNENFILPVGVTTRSRAKALDMDNVDLDLEKLDGQKTDFVTDRNVEVEPVALVNVDVDVEVGVDKENIVEETYPFDLGGLSNNSDILKQLQEELFILLD from the exons ATGCATTATTTTGAAGGTGAGGAAGAGTCCACGCAGATACTTAACTTTTTGGCAGACCCTGACTGGGAAAAGAATCTGTATGATTTGAAGAGGGATCAGTTGTGGTTGATCGCTGAATTTTTGAACTTAAAATTAGTGTCTGAGATCAGGAAGGGTCAACTATTGTGGGAGGTTGTTAGGGCAGTGAAGGTATATAAGGAAACATTAGGTTTGgttgaggaagaaaaggaaaatgttgcTGAAGAGAAAGAAGGTTCGGTAGTTAATGTGAAGGGTAAtactttagttaataataatgatgaggtTGATTTAGTTGGTGAGCCTGAGATGGTTAAACTGCAAATTTTGAAAGAGCAGGCACGTATCAAAGATCTAGAGCTTCAAACTATTCGGGTTCAAGCAGAAGAGCGTGCCAAAGAATGGGAGCATGAGATTAAAATATTGAAGTTGCAGGTTGAgcttagtaataataacaataataatggtaatgtcaAAAATTCTAATAATAGTATTAAGTTTGTTGTAATGAGTGCACTGAAGTTAGTACCTGTCTTTGAAGAGGATAATGTATCTGAATTTTTCGCTTCTTTTGAAAGAATAGGGAAAAAGTTAGGCTGGCCTAGTGACATGTGGACCACGTTGGTTCAGTGCAGATTAAAAGGTAAGGCCCAGAGGGTATATAATACTTTGAAGGATGACATTTCTTCAGATTACGACACCGTTAAAGCTGTAATTTTAAAAGCATATGATTTGGTTCCTGAGGCCTACCGGCAAAAGTTCAGGAATTTCAGGAAGACCCAGGATATAACTTTTGTCGAGTTTGGTAGGAAGAAAGAACAATTCTTCGACGACTGGCTGAAGTCGAAAGAAACCACAGACTATGAGAAACTACGAGAACTAATCCTTGTAGAAGAGTTCAAAAATTCGGTCTCTCATGAGTTGAAAACTCATCTAGAGGAAATCAAAATTGATTCTCTACAGGAGGTAGCAATTGCATCGGATGAGTATTCTCTCACCCATAGACAGGAGCATCAAAATAGCTTTCCATCAAAGAGAGATTCTAATTATGACAATTGGAAAAGGAATGGCCAGAATCAAAAGAGTAAAAGTGTGAAGGAGGAAGACTCTTATAGTAATAGTTTTGTAGATAATATCAATAGCAGTAGTTCCCGGGAACGTAGTTTTGTAAATAGCAGTAGAATAAGTAGTAGTATGAATAAAGATAGGAAGCCCGGGTTAAAGTCAAACATAACTGCTTCTG TTGTTGATAGTTTGCCAGTGCGAGATGTTGACTGTGTTTATGCAAATGATTTGGCTGTCAGTTATGAAGTGTGCCCTTACCCTATTTTGTCTGTTGTGAAGTTAGAGAATGTtggtaatgaaaattttattctccCTGTTGGTGTGACGACGCGCTCGCGCGCCAAAGCCCTCGATATGGATAatgtagatttagatttggagaAATTAGATGGACAGAAGACTGACTTTGTGACTG ATAGAAATGTAGAGGTAGAACCAGTGGCCCTGGTAAATGTAGACGTAGACGTAGAAGTAGGTgtagataaagaaaatatagtagAGGAAACTTATCCTTTTGATTTGGGTGGTCTCTCAAATAATTCTGATATTTTGAAACAGTTACAGG aagaattgttcatcttgctggATTGA